From Candidatus Sphingomonas colombiensis, one genomic window encodes:
- a CDS encoding fatty acid--CoA ligase family protein: MALITEKLRTIMALDPQRAEIDFERRDYSWGELSRAVDAIEAAFDSMGLSSEACVGTLLRNRPGHIAAILAILSTDRCLVTLNPLLPDAKLFDDLRGLDLPVIVADEEDIARAGFLEAAAVAGSAVVAIGGRLEGVRVLDDHIRPRTPIRTAPGIAIEMLTSGTTGAPKRVPLSRAAFDASFAGFTSYERGRSFEDRPQLRSGVVMVTNPLTHIGGIYGCIGALMAGRRIALLEKFTVDEWVDAVRRNRPKVAPAVPSAVRMLLEANVDPAALASLSAMISGTAPLPPELVDTFYEKYGVPILGNYGATEFAGAVAGWTIDDFRAHWRDKRGSVGRVHGNVVARIVDIETGIELPPGAEGLLELQGEQLGPVYAAGGDRWLRTTDRAMLDGDGFLYIRGRADNAIIRGGFKVHPDDVAAVLNQHPAVREAAVVGVPDERLGAVPAAAVILKEDAAEPDAALFRNWLRERLIPYQVPVYIQFVDDFPRTPSMKPSTPGLQALFRA, encoded by the coding sequence ATGGCACTTATCACCGAAAAACTTCGTACGATCATGGCGCTCGATCCGCAGCGGGCCGAGATCGATTTCGAGCGGCGGGATTATAGCTGGGGCGAGCTATCGCGAGCAGTGGATGCGATCGAGGCCGCGTTCGATAGCATGGGACTTTCATCCGAAGCCTGCGTCGGCACACTGCTGCGCAATCGCCCAGGACATATTGCGGCGATACTCGCGATCCTCTCGACGGACCGGTGTCTGGTCACACTCAATCCGCTTCTGCCTGATGCAAAGCTTTTTGATGATCTGCGCGGGCTGGACCTGCCGGTCATCGTCGCGGACGAGGAGGATATTGCGCGCGCCGGCTTCCTGGAAGCAGCCGCCGTCGCCGGCAGCGCGGTGGTCGCGATCGGCGGGCGGCTCGAAGGCGTACGAGTGCTTGATGATCACATCCGGCCGCGAACACCTATCCGCACCGCGCCGGGAATAGCGATTGAAATGCTGACAAGCGGTACGACAGGTGCGCCGAAACGCGTACCGCTAAGCCGCGCGGCCTTCGACGCGAGCTTCGCAGGTTTCACGAGCTACGAGCGCGGGCGTTCATTTGAGGATCGGCCACAATTGCGATCGGGCGTTGTGATGGTCACCAACCCCTTGACGCATATCGGCGGCATCTACGGTTGTATCGGTGCGCTGATGGCAGGGCGCCGGATCGCGCTGCTCGAGAAATTCACCGTCGACGAGTGGGTCGATGCCGTACGCCGAAACCGGCCGAAGGTGGCGCCTGCGGTGCCCTCAGCCGTTCGGATGTTGCTTGAAGCGAATGTCGATCCAGCGGCTCTTGCCAGTCTCTCCGCCATGATTAGCGGTACTGCGCCGCTCCCACCGGAACTGGTGGACACGTTCTATGAGAAATACGGCGTGCCGATCCTTGGCAATTACGGCGCGACCGAATTCGCCGGTGCGGTCGCGGGCTGGACGATTGACGATTTTCGCGCGCATTGGCGCGACAAGCGTGGCTCGGTTGGCCGTGTGCATGGCAACGTCGTCGCTCGAATAGTGGATATCGAAACCGGCATCGAACTGCCGCCTGGCGCGGAGGGACTGCTCGAATTGCAGGGCGAGCAACTCGGTCCGGTCTATGCAGCGGGCGGTGATCGCTGGTTGCGGACCACCGATCGGGCGATGCTGGATGGCGATGGTTTCCTCTATATCCGCGGCCGGGCCGACAACGCGATCATTCGCGGCGGCTTCAAGGTCCATCCCGACGATGTCGCGGCGGTGCTGAACCAGCACCCAGCGGTTCGCGAGGCCGCGGTGGTGGGTGTGCCGGACGAAAGGCTTGGCGCTGTACCTGCGGCAGCAGTGATCCTGAAGGAAGATGCGGCGGAGCCGGACGCGGCCTTGTTCAGAAACTGGCTCCGGGAAAGACTGATCCCTTATCAGGTTCCGGTTTATATCCAGTTCGTCGACGATTTCCCGCGCACGCCGTCGATGAAGCCCTCAACTCCCGGCCTCCAGGCGCTCTTCCGCGCCTGA
- a CDS encoding CoA transferase: MTFPKPLAGIRVVDLGRTFAAPFCTQMLADLGAEVIKLERKTRGDEMRHYGPPFIKDADGAELPLSSYFIGANRGKKSVEVDLSKPGAQQIVRDLAAISHVMVENFKVGDLARYGLDYSAIRKGAPDIIYCSITGFGQTGPYASRPGTDSVFQAMSGMMSITGEPDQPPTKIGLIISDLITGLYAANAIQAAIRVREQGGPGQHIDMALLDVAVATMSHRAIDYLMTGEIPRRLGTSASGSAPAQTFTCKDGMINIQASAEDKFRIFCGVIDRLDLMADPRFQTRADRFIHVVDLEREITRTLAEWKLTDLYETLVAANIICSPIYTVDQCFTDPQVISRDLARTVADSAGVMMPMIANPIRFSETPIQDIAPPPRLGENSDDVLRGLLGYSEETVAALRGEGAI; this comes from the coding sequence ATGACGTTTCCTAAGCCGTTGGCGGGTATCCGCGTGGTCGATCTCGGCCGTACCTTCGCCGCGCCATTCTGCACCCAGATGCTTGCTGATCTGGGAGCCGAGGTCATCAAGCTCGAACGCAAGACGCGCGGCGACGAGATGCGTCACTACGGCCCCCCGTTCATCAAGGATGCCGATGGCGCGGAATTGCCGCTGTCGAGCTATTTCATCGGCGCCAATCGCGGCAAGAAGTCGGTCGAGGTTGATCTGTCAAAGCCCGGAGCGCAGCAGATCGTTCGCGATCTTGCGGCGATCAGCCATGTCATGGTCGAGAATTTCAAGGTCGGCGATCTTGCGCGCTATGGCCTGGACTACTCCGCGATCCGAAAGGGCGCGCCAGACATTATCTACTGCTCGATCACCGGCTTTGGGCAGACCGGGCCATATGCCAGCCGCCCAGGCACCGACAGCGTGTTTCAGGCGATGAGCGGGATGATGAGCATTACCGGCGAGCCGGATCAGCCGCCGACCAAGATCGGGCTGATCATCAGCGATCTCATTACCGGGCTATATGCCGCGAACGCGATACAGGCCGCGATCCGCGTGCGCGAGCAGGGCGGCCCGGGCCAGCATATCGACATGGCGCTGCTTGACGTGGCGGTCGCCACCATGTCGCACCGCGCCATCGACTATCTGATGACTGGGGAAATTCCGCGTCGGCTGGGTACGTCCGCCTCGGGATCGGCGCCCGCGCAGACTTTCACCTGCAAGGACGGCATGATCAACATTCAGGCCAGTGCGGAGGACAAATTCCGCATCTTCTGCGGCGTGATCGATCGCCTAGATCTGATGGCGGACCCGCGTTTCCAGACCCGCGCCGATCGCTTCATCCATGTCGTCGATCTGGAGCGCGAGATCACGCGGACACTTGCCGAGTGGAAGCTGACCGATCTCTACGAGACACTGGTTGCCGCAAATATCATCTGCTCGCCAATCTACACCGTCGACCAATGCTTTACCGATCCCCAGGTGATCAGCCGCGATCTGGCGCGAACCGTTGCCGACAGCGCGGGCGTGATGATGCCAATGATCGCCAATCCGATCCGCTTCTCGGAAACGCCGATACAAGACATCGCGCCGCCGCCCCGGCTGGGCGAGAACAGCGACGATGTGTTGCGCGGGTTGCTTGGATATTCCGAGGAAACGGTAGCGGCGCTCCGAGGCGAGGGAGCGATTTGA
- the mrdA gene encoding penicillin-binding protein 2, translated as MSRPPRIATEAQQGYTFSRRAWLLGSAQLGVGALLIGRMGWLSIAENERYSTLSESNRVNNTMIPPRRGWIVDRGGHPIADNRTDFRVDIIPDRVEDLERTLALLQKLLDLTPDDLLRVRADIKKAAGFQPVQVIDGISWERFAAVQVRQPELPGVAPTRGFARNYPAGAAVAHLTGYVGTATAEQFKKTREQLLVTPGFKLGKDGLEKTLEKELRGSPGAKRVEVTARGKLVAELATRPDIPGKTQKLTIDAGLQEYAARRLGTNSGSAVVFDCHTGEMLAMASMPAYDPNSFSAGISHLEWQMLSANDHVPLMNKVTQGLYPPGSTVKPMNGLALLEAGVSAHDRVVCTGALKVGTGVFHCHKRGGHGALDLSGAIAASCDIYFYEMIRRLGYDHVAPIARMLGLGQKFDLPLSTQRYGTVPDSAWKLRKYKSSWTVADSLNASIGQGYVLVNPLQLAVMSARIASGRMVEPSLLADHVSRNPAALPVKPENLQTVRDAMWRVVNGGGTGGAARLLLPGIQIAGKTGTAQVRRITMAERRTGVLKNGQLPFKLRDHALFVCFAPIENPRYAAAIVLEHNGHTVRNLDTPMIGRDIMTYLFDRDRAMKSLAEVEPTWGGDIRTRMAAESAAYRAAANAQANEEGMATETDAPAPTDAPAVEAVTSASNANADATPGDIANTGGVAGTTGSPEPGTPNQ; from the coding sequence ATGAGCCGGCCGCCCCGGATCGCAACCGAGGCGCAGCAAGGCTACACCTTCTCGCGCCGCGCCTGGCTGCTCGGCTCCGCCCAGCTCGGAGTCGGTGCGCTGCTTATCGGCCGCATGGGCTGGCTCTCGATCGCCGAGAACGAACGCTACAGCACGCTTTCCGAAAGCAATCGCGTCAACAACACGATGATCCCGCCGCGTCGGGGCTGGATCGTCGATCGCGGCGGCCATCCGATCGCGGACAATCGCACCGATTTCCGCGTCGATATCATCCCCGATCGCGTCGAGGATCTCGAACGCACGCTGGCGCTACTGCAAAAGCTGCTCGATCTGACGCCGGACGATTTGCTCCGCGTTCGTGCCGACATCAAGAAAGCCGCCGGTTTTCAGCCGGTGCAGGTGATCGACGGCATCTCATGGGAACGGTTCGCGGCGGTGCAGGTGCGCCAGCCGGAGTTGCCCGGCGTCGCGCCGACACGCGGCTTCGCGCGAAATTATCCGGCCGGCGCGGCGGTCGCGCATCTCACCGGCTATGTCGGCACCGCCACCGCCGAACAGTTCAAGAAAACACGGGAGCAACTGCTCGTCACGCCCGGTTTCAAGCTCGGCAAGGACGGGCTGGAAAAGACGCTGGAGAAGGAACTTCGCGGCTCCCCCGGCGCCAAGCGCGTCGAAGTGACGGCGCGCGGCAAGCTGGTCGCGGAGCTGGCCACCCGGCCCGATATTCCCGGCAAGACGCAAAAGCTGACGATCGACGCCGGGTTGCAGGAATATGCCGCGCGGCGGCTGGGCACCAACTCCGGCTCGGCGGTGGTGTTCGATTGCCATACCGGCGAGATGCTGGCGATGGCATCCATGCCGGCATATGATCCCAACAGTTTTTCGGCCGGGATCAGCCATCTCGAATGGCAGATGTTGAGCGCCAACGATCACGTTCCGCTGATGAACAAGGTCACGCAGGGGCTTTATCCACCGGGATCGACCGTCAAGCCGATGAACGGCCTCGCGCTGCTGGAAGCCGGGGTGAGCGCGCATGATCGCGTGGTTTGCACGGGCGCGTTGAAGGTGGGCACCGGCGTGTTCCACTGCCACAAGCGCGGCGGCCACGGCGCGCTCGATCTCAGCGGCGCGATCGCGGCGAGCTGCGACATCTATTTCTATGAGATGATACGCCGGCTTGGCTACGATCACGTCGCCCCGATCGCGCGCATGCTCGGCCTCGGGCAGAAATTCGATCTGCCGCTGTCAACGCAACGTTACGGCACTGTGCCCGACAGCGCATGGAAGCTGCGGAAATACAAAAGCAGCTGGACGGTCGCGGATTCGCTCAACGCCTCGATCGGTCAGGGTTATGTGCTGGTGAACCCGCTGCAGCTCGCGGTGATGTCGGCGCGGATCGCATCCGGGCGGATGGTGGAGCCAAGCCTGCTGGCGGATCATGTATCGCGCAATCCCGCGGCATTGCCGGTGAAGCCGGAAAACCTGCAAACCGTCCGCGACGCGATGTGGCGCGTGGTGAACGGCGGCGGCACGGGCGGCGCGGCGCGGCTGTTATTGCCCGGCATCCAGATCGCCGGAAAAACCGGCACCGCGCAGGTGCGTCGCATCACCATGGCCGAACGGCGCACCGGCGTGCTGAAAAATGGGCAGCTGCCGTTCAAGCTCAGGGATCACGCATTGTTCGTGTGCTTCGCGCCGATCGAAAACCCGCGCTATGCTGCCGCGATCGTGCTGGAGCATAACGGCCATACCGTGCGCAATCTCGACACCCCGATGATCGGCCGGGATATCATGACCTACCTGTTCGATCGCGATCGCGCGATGAAATCGCTGGCAGAGGTGGAGCCGACATGGGGCGGCGATATCCGCACCCGTATGGCGGCCGAGTCAGCCGCGTATCGCGCCGCAGCCAATGCGCAGGCGAATGAGGAAGGGATGGCGACCGAAACCGACGCCCCCGCCCCCACTGACGCCCCGGCGGTCGAAGCGGTTACCAGCGCGAGCAACGCCAATGCCGATGCGACGCCGGGCGATATCGCCAATACCGGCGGCGTGGCGGGCACCACCGGCTCGCCCGAACCGGGCACGCCCAATCAATGA
- the rodA gene encoding rod shape-determining protein RodA, which translates to MMLNSVIPAPLARLPWRILLLVAAIGSFGLVVLFSAAGGSLRPWALPQGVRFFVFLLAAIGVSAVRENVWRRAAFPAYIVLVVLLLAVELLGAVRGGSQRWLDLGFIRLQPSELMKPAIVLACARFYEMLPPSETRRFGAIWPPCVLIGIPAALVMLQPDLGTALMISAGGVTVMFLAGVPLRLFVGGALALAIAAPLAFNFVLHDYQRNRVLIFLDPESDPLRTGYHITQSKIAIGSGGMFGKGFLNGTQSHLDYLPEGQTDFVFATMAEEWGLAGGIFIIAAYLMVIRWGVNVGVRAKSRFAKLTAAGLSTTIFFYVAINLMMVMGLAPVVGIPLPLVSFGGSAQMTVLLSLGILMSIDRESRRKSGW; encoded by the coding sequence ATGATGCTCAATTCGGTCATTCCCGCGCCCCTCGCGCGGCTGCCGTGGCGGATCCTCCTGCTGGTCGCCGCGATCGGCTCTTTCGGGCTGGTCGTGCTGTTTTCGGCGGCCGGAGGCAGCCTGCGTCCATGGGCGCTGCCGCAAGGCGTGCGTTTCTTCGTTTTCCTTCTCGCAGCGATCGGCGTCAGCGCGGTTCGTGAGAATGTATGGCGACGCGCCGCCTTCCCCGCCTATATCGTGCTGGTTGTGCTGCTGCTCGCGGTGGAATTGCTTGGCGCCGTGCGCGGGGGAAGCCAGCGCTGGCTCGATCTCGGCTTTATCCGCCTGCAACCTTCGGAGCTGATGAAGCCGGCGATCGTCCTCGCCTGCGCGCGCTTCTATGAGATGCTGCCCCCGTCGGAGACGCGGCGTTTCGGGGCGATCTGGCCGCCGTGCGTGCTGATCGGCATCCCGGCCGCGCTGGTGATGCTGCAACCCGATCTCGGCACCGCGCTGATGATCTCCGCCGGCGGCGTGACGGTGATGTTCCTCGCTGGTGTTCCGTTGCGGCTGTTCGTCGGCGGGGCGCTCGCGCTGGCGATCGCGGCGCCCCTCGCCTTCAACTTCGTGCTCCATGATTATCAGCGCAATCGCGTGCTGATCTTCCTCGATCCCGAAAGCGACCCGCTGCGCACCGGCTATCACATCACCCAGTCGAAGATCGCGATCGGGTCGGGCGGGATGTTCGGCAAGGGCTTCCTGAACGGCACGCAGAGCCACCTGGACTATCTCCCGGAGGGGCAGACCGATTTCGTGTTCGCCACCATGGCGGAGGAATGGGGGCTGGCTGGCGGCATCTTCATCATCGCCGCCTATCTGATGGTGATCCGCTGGGGCGTGAACGTCGGCGTGCGCGCCAAATCGCGCTTCGCCAAACTCACCGCCGCCGGGCTGTCGACGACGATCTTCTTCTATGTCGCGATCAACCTGATGATGGTGATGGGGCTCGCCCCCGTAGTCGGCATCCCGCTGCCGCTGGTCAGCTTCGGCGGCTCGGCGCAGATGACGGTGCTGCTGTCGCTCGGCATCCTGATGTCGATCGATCGCGAAAGCCGGCGAAAATCGGGCTGGTGA
- a CDS encoding MFS transporter — protein MVALFLGFYVVAFIDRQVINMMVKPIQAQMGFSELQMSWLMGPSFGLFFALCGLLMGGLIDRFSRRWLTTGAVIIWGMATCLCGLAGTFPILLLGRMGVGVGESALTPAAHSLITEQFPRERLSTALATYSLGSVIGTGIATILGGQLVHLIAEGNPAVVPVIGTVQPWQMVFLAVGIPTVLLAPLALLVKERVDRRQKSAEAPGAGMSMAAFFAFCLKNPRLFFGLPIAFGMLNIITNSLLSWVPTFMQRTYGWNIADIGLAWGTEHILAGALGQIGGAMLVDRLYARGMADAHVRYQWVGVLIGVPATIIGLLSGNPWIFLGTMAIYSVLCYPFLGYAVAALQLHTPPHLRGRMSAWFYAVITVIGSLIGAPITAFITQSIFVDKAKIGLSMVTVMAIFAPLVVLMLMWVGKNLRAMHASKGQ, from the coding sequence ATGGTCGCGCTGTTCCTGGGCTTTTACGTGGTTGCCTTCATCGATCGGCAGGTCATCAACATGATGGTCAAGCCGATTCAGGCGCAAATGGGCTTCAGCGAGCTTCAGATGAGCTGGCTAATGGGGCCGTCCTTCGGGTTGTTCTTCGCATTGTGCGGGCTGCTGATGGGCGGGCTGATTGATCGCTTCTCGCGCCGCTGGCTGACGACCGGAGCGGTGATCATCTGGGGTATGGCGACATGCCTATGCGGATTGGCCGGCACCTTTCCGATCCTGCTGCTCGGCCGGATGGGCGTCGGCGTTGGGGAATCCGCGCTCACGCCGGCTGCGCATTCGCTGATTACCGAGCAATTCCCGCGCGAACGCCTTTCGACCGCGCTGGCCACCTATTCGCTGGGGTCCGTGATCGGTACCGGCATCGCCACCATATTGGGGGGGCAGCTCGTTCACCTGATCGCGGAAGGCAATCCAGCGGTCGTGCCGGTGATCGGCACGGTGCAGCCGTGGCAGATGGTGTTTCTGGCGGTGGGTATCCCGACCGTACTTCTCGCGCCGTTGGCGTTGCTCGTGAAGGAGCGGGTCGATCGTCGCCAGAAGAGCGCGGAAGCGCCGGGGGCGGGCATGTCGATGGCTGCTTTCTTTGCCTTTTGCCTGAAAAATCCGCGGCTGTTCTTCGGTCTGCCGATCGCCTTCGGGATGCTCAACATCATTACCAATTCGCTGCTTTCATGGGTCCCCACCTTCATGCAGCGTACTTACGGCTGGAACATCGCCGATATCGGGCTGGCCTGGGGAACCGAACATATTCTCGCGGGTGCGCTCGGGCAGATCGGCGGCGCGATGCTGGTCGATCGACTCTATGCGCGCGGCATGGCGGACGCGCATGTCCGGTATCAGTGGGTGGGCGTGCTGATCGGCGTGCCGGCGACCATCATCGGGCTGCTGTCTGGTAACCCCTGGATATTCCTTGGCACGATGGCGATCTATTCGGTGCTCTGCTATCCATTCCTCGGCTACGCAGTCGCCGCGTTGCAGCTTCACACGCCACCACATCTGCGCGGGCGCATGTCGGCATGGTTCTACGCCGTCATCACCGTCATCGGGTCGCTGATCGGCGCGCCGATCACTGCCTTCATCACGCAATCGATATTCGTCGACAAGGCCAAGATCGGGCTGTCGATGGTCACGGTGATGGCGATCTTCGCGCCACTCGTCGTGTTGATGCTGATGTGGGTTGGTAAAAATCTGCGCGCGATGCACGCTTCCAAGGGACAATAA
- a CDS encoding enoyl-CoA hydratase/isomerase family protein, producing MMKYEDIAVGRAGRIGTLTLNRPEKGNTLRPQTLAEICAGLDELTADPDVGVIVLDAAGKHFCAGADFSFLDDLTQMPASDIKAQIYKHFQGAAKRLYQCPKPTLALVQGAAVTVGCELALACDFRIVAENAFFQESWIKLGIMPPLGGLFLLPRLVGLGRAAQMVLLGQAVKAEEAGRIGLAGEIVAVDTLADRGSAFAKDLAAIAPLAYASVKEGLHRGLETSMEAEWSSNLLNQAILLGTEDFKEGLAAVKGKRPPVFAGR from the coding sequence ATGATGAAATATGAGGACATCGCTGTCGGGCGCGCCGGACGGATCGGGACGCTGACGCTCAATCGTCCGGAAAAAGGCAATACTCTCAGACCGCAGACGCTCGCGGAAATTTGCGCCGGGTTGGACGAATTGACCGCTGATCCCGACGTTGGTGTCATCGTGCTGGACGCAGCGGGCAAACATTTCTGCGCGGGTGCCGATTTCAGTTTTCTCGACGATCTGACGCAAATGCCTGCGAGCGATATCAAGGCACAGATTTATAAGCATTTCCAAGGGGCTGCGAAGCGCCTTTATCAATGCCCCAAGCCGACGCTCGCGCTGGTCCAGGGCGCGGCCGTTACGGTCGGATGCGAACTGGCGCTGGCCTGCGATTTTCGCATTGTCGCGGAGAATGCTTTCTTTCAGGAGAGCTGGATCAAACTCGGCATCATGCCACCGCTTGGCGGCCTGTTCCTGTTGCCGCGTCTGGTGGGATTGGGCCGCGCCGCGCAGATGGTGCTGCTTGGACAGGCAGTGAAGGCCGAGGAGGCCGGGCGGATCGGGCTGGCCGGCGAAATAGTCGCGGTCGACACGCTTGCCGATCGAGGGTCTGCTTTCGCGAAGGATCTGGCCGCGATCGCGCCGCTTGCTTACGCATCAGTCAAGGAGGGGCTGCATCGGGGCCTTGAAACCTCGATGGAAGCCGAATGGTCATCCAACCTGCTCAATCAGGCGATTTTGCTCGGCACGGAGGATTTCAAGGAAGGATTGGCGGCGGTGAAGGGGAAGCGGCCGCCAGTGTTCGCCGGGCGCTAA